The following are encoded together in the Fundulus heteroclitus isolate FHET01 chromosome 19, MU-UCD_Fhet_4.1, whole genome shotgun sequence genome:
- the rtn4ip1 gene encoding reticulon-4-interacting protein 1 homolog, mitochondrial isoform X2, whose amino-acid sequence MFYMNVKYFRPPAWLRSQSRLLRTSSRAMTVMPAWVIDKYGNNDVLRFTNNASFPVINYPNEVIVKVFAAGLNPLDVSMRGGYGSATLAMKRDPLNIMQSGNEFPLVLGRDVSGVVMECGLDVKYFRERDEVWAAIPPWKQGSLAEFVVLSANEISHKPKSMSHTEAAAIPYVATTAWSALVNTGGLSKDNCANKRVLILGGSGGVGTFAIQMLKAWGAHVTVTCSHNAEQFVRGLGADHVVDYTAGPVEEPLSALEKFDLVLDNIGGDTERWALGLLKPWTGAKYITLVTPFLLNTDQLGIADGMLQTAATVATKAIKHLVKGVHYRWGFFAPSGPALDEIREMVDAGQIRAVVEETFSFSQVPQAFEKVEKGHARGKTVVEISKGGS is encoded by the exons ATGTTTTATATGAACGTAAAATACTTTCG ACCGCCTGCCTGGCTCAGGAGCCAGAGCAGACTGCTCCGGACCTCCAGCAGGGCAATGACAGTCATGCCTGCCTGGGTTATTGATAAGTATGGGAACAATGACGTGCTGCGATTCACCAATAACGCCAGCTTCCCCGTCATCAACTACCCCAACGAGGTGATCGTGAAGGTGTTTGCAGCAGGACTGAACCCGCTGGATGTCAGCATGAGAG GTGGCTATGGCTCTGCTACGCTGGCCATGAAAAGAGACCCTCTGAACATCATGCAGTCGGGCAACGAGTTCCCTCTCGTTTTGGGAAGAGACGTGTCCGGCGTCGTCATGGAGTGTGGCCTGGATGTGAAGTACTTCAGAGAGAGGGACGAG GTGTGGGCAGCGATTCCACCATGGAAGCAGGGCAGCTTGGCTGAGTTTGTGGTTCTAAGTGCCAATGAG ATATCCCACAAACCAAAGTCAATGAGTCACACAGAGGCAGCAGCCATTCCCTATGTGGCGACCACAGCCTGGTCTGCGCTGGTGAACACGGGTGGACTCAGTAAGGACAACTGTGCCAACAAACG GGTTTTGATCCTTGGAGGATCCGGGGGAGTTGGAACGTTTGCAATTCAG ATGCTGAAAGCGTGGGGAGCTCATGTTACAGTTACTTGCTCCCACAATGCCGAGCAGTTCGTAAGAGGGCTCGGGGCGGACCATGTGGTCGACTACACAGCCGGACCTGTTGAAGAGCCGCTAAGCGCTCTCGAAAA ATTTGACCTGGTCCTTGATAATATAGGGGGGGACACTGAGCGATGGGCCCTTGGCCTGCTTAAACCTTGGACCGGAGCCAAATACATCACCCTTGTGACACCTTTTCTCCTGAACACAGACCAGCTGGGTATAGCTGACGGCATGTTGCAGACGGCTGCCACAGTCGCCACCAAAGCCATCAAG CATTTAGTCAAAGGAGTTCACTACCGCTGGGGTTTCTTTGCACCGAGCGGCCCAGCGCTGGATGAGATCAGAGAAATGGTGGACGCAGGACAG ATCCGCGCCGTGGTGGAGGAGACGTTCAGCTTCTCCCAGGTCCCTCAGGCATTCGAGAAGGTGGAGAAGGGCCACGCCCGAGGAAAGACGGTGGTGGAAATCAGCAAAGGGGGCTCTTGA
- the LOC118567063 gene encoding integumentary mucin C.1-like: MFIRTFAAFVLTFHLSLLVVPGAATGTTAAPTTTTTAAPTTTTTAAPTTTTTAAPTTTIKAAPTTTTTAAPTTTIKAAPTTTTKAAPTTTTAAPTTTIKAAPTTTTTAAPTTTTKAAPTTITAAPTTTITTALNATNDSTSTFAPLILTLLLSLAFTASSLF, translated from the exons ATGTTCATCCGTACCTTTGCAGCTTTTGTCCTCACGTTCCATCTATCTTTACTG GTGGTTCCAGGTGCTGCAACAGGCACCACGGCTGCACCGACAACGACCACCACGGCTGCGCCGACAACGACCACCACGGCTGCGCCGACAACGACCACCACGGCTGCGCCGACAACGACCATCAAGGCTGCGCCGACAACGACCACCACGGCTGCGCCGACAACGACCATCAAGGCTGCGCCGACAACGACCACCAAGGCTGCGCCGACGACCACCACGGCTGCACCGACAACGACCATCAAGGCTGCGCCGACAACGACCACCACGGCTGCGCCGACAACGACCACCAAGGCTGCACCGACGACCATCACGGCTGCGCCGACAACGACAATCACGACTGCACTAAATGCCACTAATGATTCCACATCTACCTTTGCCCCCCTAATTCTGACACTGTTGCTCTCTCTGGCTTTCACAGCTTCTTCCCTTTTTTGA
- the qrsl1 gene encoding glutamyl-tRNA(Gln) amidotransferase subunit A, mitochondrial → MLGLTLKEVSSAFREGRISPTELCRKCLNRIKKTRPLNAYITVTEELSLKQAQQSEARLRRGVPKGPLDGIPFAVKDNFCTANIRTTCASKMLEGYTPPYNATVVQKLLDQGAVLMGKTNMDEFAMGSGSTDGTFGPVRNPWSYAASYRTQTGAAPDSDWVITGGSSGGSAAAVASLTSYLALGSDTGGSTRNPGALCGVVALKPTYGLVSRHGLIPLVNSMDVPGIITRSVNDAAIVLGVLQGIDVKDSTTVPAPSALVELPEDFDVRNLRVGIPKEYHAPGLSEETVAQWSRVADLFERAGARVEQVSLPHTQYSIVCYHILCCAEVASNMARFDGLEYGHRSEMESSTEVMYASTRHEGFNDVVRGRILSGNYFLLRQNYQHYFLKAQKVRRLIADDFGRVFGSGVDVLLTPTTLTDAVRYYDFTQEDNRTRSTQEDMFTQPANMAGLPAVSVPTALSRRGLPIGLQLIGPALEDKKLLCVARWMEQRVGFPSINDCDGSQESRNDAGVTREQTSAV, encoded by the exons ATGCTCGGCCTGACTTTAAAAGAG GTGTCGTCGGCCTTCAGGGAGGGAAGAATCTCCCCAACGGAGCTCTGCAGGAAGTGTCTGAATCGCATCAAGAAAACTCGGCCCCTGAACGCTTACATCACCGTTACGGAGGAGCTGTCTCTGAAACAGGCTCAGCAGTCGGAAGCGAGGCTGCGACGAG GTGTCCCCAAAGGTCCCCTGGATGGGATCCCCTTTGCAGTCAAAGACAATTTCTGCACGGCAAACATCAGGACGACATGCGCGTCCAAGATGCTTGAAG GCTACACTCCGCCGTACAATGCCACCGTTGTACAAAAGCTTCTCGACCAAGGCGCCGTCCTCATGGGGAAGACTAACATGGATGAGTTTGCGATGGG GTCGGGCAGTACAGACGGGACGTTCGGTCCAGTCAGGAACCCGTGGAGCTACGCGGCTTCGTACAGAACACAGACGGGGGCAGCTCCTGACTCCGACTGGGTCATCACCGGAGGAAGTTCAGGGGGCAGCGCCGCAGCGGTCGCCTCGCTCACAAGCTACCT GGCTTTGGGCTCAGACACGGGCGGTTCAACCCGTAATCCCGGAGCACTGTGTGGCGTCGTCGCCCTGAAGCCCACTTATGGCCTCGTGTCAAGGCACGGCCTCATTCCCTTGGTCAATTCCATGGATGTCCCTGGAATTATTACACGTAGCGTCAACGATGCAGCTATTGTTCTTG GTGTCCTCCAAGGCATTGATGTCAAAGACTCAACCACAGTTCCTGCTCCATCAGCACTAGTAGAGCTTCCTGAAGACTTTGATGTCAGGAATCTCCGTGTTGGCATCCCTAAG GAGTACCATGCCCCCGGCCTGTCTGAGGAGACCGTGGCTCAGTGGAGTCGTGTTGCAGACTTGTTTGAAAGAGCGGGAGCCCGGGTGGAGCAGGTTTCCCTCCCACACACCCAGTACTCCATCGTCTGCTACCACATCCTCTGCTGCGCTGAGGTGGCATCAAACATGGCCCGATTTGACGGGCTGGAATACG GCCACAGGAGTGAGATGGAGAGCTCCACTGAGGTGATGTATGCTTCAACCCGGCACGAGGGCTTCAACGATGTAGTCAGGGGGAGGATTCTCTCCGGAAACTACTTCCTGCTCAGACA GAACTACCAGCACTACTTTCTAAAGGCCCAGAAAGTCCGCCGGCTGATCGCGGACGATTTCGGCCGCGTTTTCGGCTCAGGAGTCGACGTGCTTCTAACTCCCACAACTCTTACTGATGCGGTCCGTTACTATGACTTCACACAGGAAGACAACCGCACACGCAGCACACAGGAAGATATGTTCACCCAACCTGCAAACATGGCAG GGCTTCCTGCTGTCTCTGTGCCGACTGCTTTATCACGACGAGGCCTTCCCATTGGCTTACAGCTCATAGGCCCCGCCCTGGAAGACAAGAAGCTGCTGTGTGTCGCTCGGTGGATGGAGCAGAGGGTTGGCTTCCCATCCATCAATGACTGCGATGGCTCACAGGAGAGCAGGAATGATGCGGGAGTGACAAGGGAGCAGACGTCAGCTGTCTGA
- the rtn4ip1 gene encoding reticulon-4-interacting protein 1 homolog, mitochondrial isoform X3: MTVMPAWVIDKYGNNDVLRFTNNASFPVINYPNEVIVKVFAAGLNPLDVSMRGGYGSATLAMKRDPLNIMQSGNEFPLVLGRDVSGVVMECGLDVKYFRERDEVWAAIPPWKQGSLAEFVVLSANEISHKPKSMSHTEAAAIPYVATTAWSALVNTGGLSKDNCANKRVLILGGSGGVGTFAIQMLKAWGAHVTVTCSHNAEQFVRGLGADHVVDYTAGPVEEPLSALEKFDLVLDNIGGDTERWALGLLKPWTGAKYITLVTPFLLNTDQLGIADGMLQTAATVATKAIKHLVKGVHYRWGFFAPSGPALDEIREMVDAGQIRAVVEETFSFSQVPQAFEKVEKGHARGKTVVEISKGGS, translated from the exons ATGACAGTCATGCCTGCCTGGGTTATTGATAAGTATGGGAACAATGACGTGCTGCGATTCACCAATAACGCCAGCTTCCCCGTCATCAACTACCCCAACGAGGTGATCGTGAAGGTGTTTGCAGCAGGACTGAACCCGCTGGATGTCAGCATGAGAG GTGGCTATGGCTCTGCTACGCTGGCCATGAAAAGAGACCCTCTGAACATCATGCAGTCGGGCAACGAGTTCCCTCTCGTTTTGGGAAGAGACGTGTCCGGCGTCGTCATGGAGTGTGGCCTGGATGTGAAGTACTTCAGAGAGAGGGACGAG GTGTGGGCAGCGATTCCACCATGGAAGCAGGGCAGCTTGGCTGAGTTTGTGGTTCTAAGTGCCAATGAG ATATCCCACAAACCAAAGTCAATGAGTCACACAGAGGCAGCAGCCATTCCCTATGTGGCGACCACAGCCTGGTCTGCGCTGGTGAACACGGGTGGACTCAGTAAGGACAACTGTGCCAACAAACG GGTTTTGATCCTTGGAGGATCCGGGGGAGTTGGAACGTTTGCAATTCAG ATGCTGAAAGCGTGGGGAGCTCATGTTACAGTTACTTGCTCCCACAATGCCGAGCAGTTCGTAAGAGGGCTCGGGGCGGACCATGTGGTCGACTACACAGCCGGACCTGTTGAAGAGCCGCTAAGCGCTCTCGAAAA ATTTGACCTGGTCCTTGATAATATAGGGGGGGACACTGAGCGATGGGCCCTTGGCCTGCTTAAACCTTGGACCGGAGCCAAATACATCACCCTTGTGACACCTTTTCTCCTGAACACAGACCAGCTGGGTATAGCTGACGGCATGTTGCAGACGGCTGCCACAGTCGCCACCAAAGCCATCAAG CATTTAGTCAAAGGAGTTCACTACCGCTGGGGTTTCTTTGCACCGAGCGGCCCAGCGCTGGATGAGATCAGAGAAATGGTGGACGCAGGACAG ATCCGCGCCGTGGTGGAGGAGACGTTCAGCTTCTCCCAGGTCCCTCAGGCATTCGAGAAGGTGGAGAAGGGCCACGCCCGAGGAAAGACGGTGGTGGAAATCAGCAAAGGGGGCTCTTGA
- the rtn4ip1 gene encoding reticulon-4-interacting protein 1 homolog, mitochondrial isoform X1 encodes MTSVGYLTHRRLLLNLSKSLCDHRPPAWLRSQSRLLRTSSRAMTVMPAWVIDKYGNNDVLRFTNNASFPVINYPNEVIVKVFAAGLNPLDVSMRGGYGSATLAMKRDPLNIMQSGNEFPLVLGRDVSGVVMECGLDVKYFRERDEVWAAIPPWKQGSLAEFVVLSANEISHKPKSMSHTEAAAIPYVATTAWSALVNTGGLSKDNCANKRVLILGGSGGVGTFAIQMLKAWGAHVTVTCSHNAEQFVRGLGADHVVDYTAGPVEEPLSALEKFDLVLDNIGGDTERWALGLLKPWTGAKYITLVTPFLLNTDQLGIADGMLQTAATVATKAIKHLVKGVHYRWGFFAPSGPALDEIREMVDAGQIRAVVEETFSFSQVPQAFEKVEKGHARGKTVVEISKGGS; translated from the exons ATGACTTCTGTTGGATATTTGACGCACCGAAGGTTACTTTTAAACCTCAGTAAATCCCTCTGTGATCACAGACCGCCTGCCTGGCTCAGGAGCCAGAGCAGACTGCTCCGGACCTCCAGCAGGGCAATGACAGTCATGCCTGCCTGGGTTATTGATAAGTATGGGAACAATGACGTGCTGCGATTCACCAATAACGCCAGCTTCCCCGTCATCAACTACCCCAACGAGGTGATCGTGAAGGTGTTTGCAGCAGGACTGAACCCGCTGGATGTCAGCATGAGAG GTGGCTATGGCTCTGCTACGCTGGCCATGAAAAGAGACCCTCTGAACATCATGCAGTCGGGCAACGAGTTCCCTCTCGTTTTGGGAAGAGACGTGTCCGGCGTCGTCATGGAGTGTGGCCTGGATGTGAAGTACTTCAGAGAGAGGGACGAG GTGTGGGCAGCGATTCCACCATGGAAGCAGGGCAGCTTGGCTGAGTTTGTGGTTCTAAGTGCCAATGAG ATATCCCACAAACCAAAGTCAATGAGTCACACAGAGGCAGCAGCCATTCCCTATGTGGCGACCACAGCCTGGTCTGCGCTGGTGAACACGGGTGGACTCAGTAAGGACAACTGTGCCAACAAACG GGTTTTGATCCTTGGAGGATCCGGGGGAGTTGGAACGTTTGCAATTCAG ATGCTGAAAGCGTGGGGAGCTCATGTTACAGTTACTTGCTCCCACAATGCCGAGCAGTTCGTAAGAGGGCTCGGGGCGGACCATGTGGTCGACTACACAGCCGGACCTGTTGAAGAGCCGCTAAGCGCTCTCGAAAA ATTTGACCTGGTCCTTGATAATATAGGGGGGGACACTGAGCGATGGGCCCTTGGCCTGCTTAAACCTTGGACCGGAGCCAAATACATCACCCTTGTGACACCTTTTCTCCTGAACACAGACCAGCTGGGTATAGCTGACGGCATGTTGCAGACGGCTGCCACAGTCGCCACCAAAGCCATCAAG CATTTAGTCAAAGGAGTTCACTACCGCTGGGGTTTCTTTGCACCGAGCGGCCCAGCGCTGGATGAGATCAGAGAAATGGTGGACGCAGGACAG ATCCGCGCCGTGGTGGAGGAGACGTTCAGCTTCTCCCAGGTCCCTCAGGCATTCGAGAAGGTGGAGAAGGGCCACGCCCGAGGAAAGACGGTGGTGGAAATCAGCAAAGGGGGCTCTTGA